From the Maioricimonas rarisocia genome, one window contains:
- a CDS encoding formylmethanofuran dehydrogenase subunit C, whose translation MELTLTTPSQIPLEVDTITLELARESSADQVRATLIQRGNQQVPLGEFFDVTGSAADDGTLVWRGDCSKVKLIGNKLSGGRVLVEGNAGMHLGAEMTGGEIEVRGDASDWVGAEMHGGRIQIHGNAGHLVGAVYRGGRKGMTAGEILIHGNAGNEVGHSMRRGLIAIGGRAGDFAGVGMIAGSIFVFGEPGIRNGAGMKRGTIAFFDAEQSPEILPTFRYACTYEPVFMTLYLRQLRQRGFPVQDEWLNASWGRYCGDLLELGKGELLVRDAA comes from the coding sequence ATGGAACTGACCCTGACGACTCCCTCACAGATTCCGCTCGAGGTGGACACGATTACACTCGAGCTGGCCCGTGAGTCGTCTGCCGACCAGGTTCGAGCGACGCTCATCCAGCGGGGAAACCAGCAGGTGCCGCTGGGGGAATTCTTCGACGTGACCGGCTCGGCGGCGGATGACGGGACGCTCGTCTGGCGGGGGGACTGCAGCAAGGTCAAGCTGATTGGCAACAAGCTTTCCGGCGGCCGCGTCCTCGTCGAGGGAAACGCCGGCATGCACCTGGGGGCCGAGATGACCGGCGGCGAGATCGAAGTTCGCGGCGATGCCAGCGACTGGGTCGGAGCCGAGATGCATGGCGGCAGAATTCAGATTCATGGCAACGCGGGGCATCTGGTCGGGGCAGTCTACCGCGGCGGCCGGAAGGGAATGACGGCCGGCGAGATCCTCATTCACGGCAACGCGGGCAACGAAGTCGGCCACTCGATGCGGAGGGGGCTGATTGCGATCGGCGGCCGGGCGGGAGACTTCGCCGGCGTGGGAATGATTGCCGGCTCGATCTTCGTCTTCGGTGAGCCTGGCATCCGCAACGGGGCGGGGATGAAACGGGGCACGATCGCGTTCTTCGACGCCGAGCAATCCCCCGAGATCCTGCCGACCTTCCGCTACGCCTGCACATACGAGCCGGTCTTCATGACGCTTTATCTGCGGCAGCTTCGCCAGCGCGGCTTTCCCGTGCAGGACGAATGGCTGAACGCTTCGTGGGGGCGCTACTGCGGCGACCTGCTCGAACTGGGCAAAGGGGAACTTCTGGTGCGGGACGCAGCGTGA
- a CDS encoding arylsulfatase, producing the protein MPARGAEKPNILVIWGDDIGQSNISAYTFGVVGYRTPNIDRIAREGMMFTDYYGEQSCTAGRSTFITGQSSFRTGLSKVGIPAAELGLQPEDPTIAQVLKSLGYATGQFGKNHLGDRNVYLPTVHGFDEFFGSLYHLNAEEEPEHEDYPKDPGFRARFGPRGVLRCRATDVDDPTVDPRFGRVGKQSIEDTGALTRERMETIDDDTVAAAIDFIKRKSEDDEPFFCWWNGTRMHFRTHVSEERMAQAKETFPQADEYAAGMMEHDMHVGQFLDTLDELGIADNTIVFYSTDNGPHYNTWPDAAATPFRGEKNSNWEGGWRVPAMVRWPGKIEPGGISNAIVHHMDWMPTLAAIAGNDSIKDELKAGTQLGDTEFKVHLDGYNILPHLLGESETTPRHEIFYFSDDGDLTALRYDDWKLIFLEQRAPGTLRVWAEPFTPLRVPLIFNLRRDPYERAQITSNTYYDWVIDRVYLLYGAQAYVANFMKTFEKFPPRQKPASFSVDQVMEMLKTSGSSK; encoded by the coding sequence ATGCCAGCTCGTGGAGCGGAAAAGCCGAACATTCTCGTCATCTGGGGGGATGACATCGGTCAGTCGAATATCAGTGCCTACACGTTCGGCGTGGTGGGGTATCGAACGCCCAACATCGATCGCATCGCCCGCGAGGGAATGATGTTCACCGACTACTACGGCGAGCAGAGCTGTACGGCAGGACGGTCCACCTTCATCACCGGACAGAGTTCTTTTCGAACGGGACTGAGCAAGGTCGGCATCCCTGCCGCCGAACTCGGACTGCAGCCCGAAGATCCGACCATCGCACAGGTGCTCAAGAGCCTCGGTTATGCGACGGGGCAGTTCGGCAAGAACCATCTCGGTGACCGGAATGTCTACCTGCCCACGGTTCACGGATTCGACGAATTCTTCGGCAGCCTTTATCACCTCAACGCTGAGGAAGAGCCGGAACACGAGGACTATCCGAAGGATCCCGGGTTCCGCGCCCGATTCGGGCCGCGGGGAGTTCTTCGCTGCAGGGCCACCGACGTCGACGATCCGACCGTTGACCCACGCTTCGGACGGGTTGGGAAGCAGAGTATCGAAGACACCGGGGCGCTGACCCGCGAGCGCATGGAGACGATCGACGACGACACGGTCGCCGCGGCAATCGACTTCATCAAGCGAAAGTCCGAAGACGACGAACCGTTCTTCTGCTGGTGGAACGGCACGCGGATGCACTTCCGCACGCATGTCAGCGAGGAGCGGATGGCTCAGGCTAAGGAGACGTTCCCTCAAGCGGACGAATACGCTGCCGGCATGATGGAACACGACATGCATGTTGGTCAGTTTCTCGACACGCTCGACGAGCTGGGAATTGCCGACAATACGATCGTCTTCTACAGCACCGACAATGGCCCCCACTACAACACGTGGCCCGATGCGGCGGCAACGCCGTTCCGCGGCGAAAAGAACTCCAACTGGGAGGGCGGCTGGCGTGTGCCCGCCATGGTTCGCTGGCCCGGTAAGATCGAGCCGGGGGGCATCTCCAATGCAATCGTCCATCACATGGACTGGATGCCGACTCTCGCCGCCATCGCTGGCAACGACAGCATCAAGGATGAACTCAAAGCGGGAACCCAACTTGGCGACACCGAATTCAAAGTGCACCTGGACGGCTACAACATACTCCCGCATCTGCTCGGGGAGAGCGAAACAACACCGCGTCACGAGATCTTCTACTTCTCTGACGACGGTGATTTGACGGCGCTCCGCTATGACGACTGGAAACTGATTTTCCTGGAACAGCGGGCGCCGGGAACTCTCCGTGTATGGGCCGAACCATTCACGCCGCTGCGTGTGCCGCTCATCTTCAATCTCCGCCGCGATCCCTACGAACGGGCTCAGATCACATCCAACACCTACTACGACTGGGTGATCGACCGGGTGTATCTGCTCTACGGAGCACAGGCGTACGTGGCCAACTTCATGAAGACATTCGAGAAGTTCCCGCCACGGCAGAAACCGGCCAGCTTCAGCGTCGATCAGGTCATGGAGATGCTCAAAACCTCCGGCAGCAGCAAGTAA
- a CDS encoding SWIM zinc finger family protein has product MFPVFIDYATPSSFESERDRQLLGLTANRRRPVRFHARVAREIFPFRLALQALGEVVWSDDSWLASEDYQHWILDPVITVHPDRVFFEAFSQDQSAYGLVIADRDLFETDGEVQTGTTNVDFTGWLWAALAEMRSSRETWLRVEPAGFEVKTTAAGGRFEAKVELPDHWVRGFLQLQAAMALPGTRVRCRPVDLLAPIRYLRYTKAKVSPRAMRYEFPPGEEARLVLEPFEEAFPLRDAEHNYEEFRAIRTWGRRRLRLLEPLLPYADDIEIYLKGRALPSFYAVRMPGLTFVLGLSGWTSQRWTGTGSFDLLVSSEPVDEVLLERALQQLGEQYTADENQLVESLGCDKPTASRLLAALCRRGLAIYDVQARSYRHRELFEAPIDEDELYPPDPRREAADQLIADDRVRVDDCSIRETRKQQRLKTPEGKVTREVIYRDWVVNGTAGDLPERSTEIVVNDTGRIIFGTCACPFFQENLMNQGPCEHMLALFEASSEQRKDLPSSVNSQS; this is encoded by the coding sequence ATGTTTCCCGTCTTCATCGACTACGCCACGCCCAGTTCGTTCGAATCGGAGCGGGACCGGCAGCTGCTGGGACTGACCGCCAATCGCCGGCGGCCGGTGCGGTTCCATGCCCGGGTGGCCCGCGAGATCTTTCCGTTCCGCCTCGCTCTGCAGGCTCTGGGAGAAGTCGTCTGGTCGGACGACAGCTGGCTCGCCTCCGAAGATTACCAGCACTGGATCCTCGACCCAGTCATCACCGTGCATCCGGATCGGGTGTTCTTCGAAGCCTTCAGTCAGGACCAGAGTGCGTACGGTCTGGTCATTGCCGACCGGGATCTGTTCGAAACCGACGGCGAGGTCCAGACCGGCACGACGAACGTCGATTTCACCGGCTGGTTGTGGGCGGCCCTGGCAGAGATGCGGTCGAGTCGCGAAACCTGGCTGCGCGTTGAACCGGCGGGATTCGAAGTGAAGACGACCGCAGCGGGCGGCCGGTTCGAAGCGAAAGTCGAGCTGCCGGACCATTGGGTGCGGGGCTTTCTGCAGTTGCAGGCGGCGATGGCACTGCCCGGCACGCGCGTCCGCTGCCGACCGGTCGACCTGCTTGCGCCGATACGCTATCTGCGATATACGAAGGCGAAGGTCTCACCTCGGGCCATGCGGTACGAGTTTCCGCCGGGGGAAGAAGCCCGCCTGGTGCTCGAACCGTTCGAAGAAGCGTTCCCTCTGCGGGACGCGGAACACAATTATGAGGAGTTCCGCGCGATCCGCACCTGGGGGCGACGCCGACTGAGGCTGCTCGAGCCGCTGCTTCCCTACGCCGACGACATTGAGATTTATCTCAAGGGGCGAGCACTGCCCAGCTTCTACGCCGTCCGGATGCCGGGGCTGACGTTCGTTCTGGGTTTGTCCGGCTGGACGTCGCAGCGATGGACGGGGACCGGCAGTTTCGATCTGCTCGTCTCGAGTGAACCGGTCGACGAAGTTCTGCTCGAACGGGCGTTGCAACAACTCGGCGAACAGTACACCGCTGACGAGAATCAGCTTGTCGAATCTCTCGGCTGCGACAAACCGACCGCCTCCCGGTTGCTCGCCGCTTTGTGCCGTCGCGGCCTGGCGATCTACGACGTTCAGGCCCGCAGCTACAGGCACCGGGAGCTGTTCGAAGCGCCGATTGATGAGGATGAACTGTATCCGCCCGATCCCCGTCGCGAGGCGGCCGACCAGCTCATCGCGGACGACCGCGTGCGGGTCGATGACTGCAGTATTCGGGAAACGCGGAAGCAGCAGCGGCTCAAGACGCCTGAGGGCAAGGTGACTCGCGAAGTGATCTACCGCGACTGGGTGGTCAACGGAACAGCGGGAGATCTCCCTGAGCGCTCGACCGAAATCGTCGTCAACGACACGGGGCGGATCATCTTCGGAACCTGCGCGTGTCCGTTCTTTCAGGAGAACCTGATGAACCAGGGACCGTGCGAACATATGCTGGCCCTGTTCGAGGCAAGCAGCGAGCAGCGGAAGGATCTTCCTTCGTCTGTTAACAGTCAGAGTTGA
- a CDS encoding class I SAM-dependent DNA methyltransferase codes for MGSPSGTGGSAYGPDLAFIHDDGFRSFAEGVAPGITELLVSRSIESGTVVDLGCGTGILARYLVDAGYDVVGVDISPAMIELARRRVPQARFHVASFRSFPVPKCKAVTALGEVFAYQFDAATRSRSLQSLFRKVHASLSPGGLLLFDLPEVGLDTNRPPTWSEGDGWACLVRFERDDDREQLVRHIVSFRRDGTLYRRSEETHRVQLYRASEVAGQLRAVGFRVRTSRRIGSFEMLPHRVAFVARKS; via the coding sequence ATGGGATCTCCATCAGGAACGGGCGGGTCGGCATACGGTCCCGACCTGGCGTTCATCCACGATGACGGTTTCCGAAGCTTTGCAGAAGGTGTTGCCCCGGGAATCACCGAACTGCTGGTATCCCGCTCAATCGAGTCTGGGACCGTCGTCGACCTGGGTTGCGGCACTGGCATTCTGGCCCGATATCTCGTCGATGCCGGTTACGACGTCGTAGGAGTCGACATATCACCCGCCATGATCGAACTGGCGCGACGCCGTGTTCCGCAAGCCCGCTTTCACGTCGCTTCTTTCCGCTCCTTTCCTGTGCCGAAGTGCAAGGCGGTAACGGCACTTGGAGAAGTTTTCGCCTACCAGTTCGATGCGGCCACCCGATCACGGTCTCTGCAGAGTCTGTTTCGGAAGGTCCATGCGAGCCTCTCTCCAGGCGGACTCCTCCTGTTCGACCTGCCCGAGGTCGGACTCGACACGAACCGGCCCCCGACCTGGAGCGAAGGAGACGGATGGGCGTGCCTGGTCCGCTTCGAGAGGGATGATGACCGGGAACAGCTGGTTCGGCATATCGTCAGCTTCCGCCGCGACGGCACGCTGTACCGCAGATCCGAGGAAACCCATCGCGTGCAGCTGTACCGCGCCTCTGAAGTCGCCGGTCAGCTTCGTGCCGTGGGATTCCGGGTCCGCACATCACGTCGCATCGGTTCGTTCGAGATGTTGCCGCACCGCGTGGCCTTTGTCGCTCGCAAGTCCTAG
- a CDS encoding reverse transcriptase family protein: protein MRVEFFILRIWTRIAAGLSRLPRWAKIPIWIVLAILMVLVLVIGGLLATVFGLIRGILFRIFPPPPSRDVSRLDMDGAELDAIRETIEDEGKPLRESHRRLIYRDPRLLPKPKPPADVWPRPKRKRVMQVEEASRLFSGTLRTKDRNIRDLLADEEQLERHRLPSWQTESDLADALGLTMGQLRHYSIHRESETARHYVQFAIPKRNGRQRIIMAPKTRLKGIQRQLNEQLVQRLPVSPHAHGFRKGRSVRTGAEPHVGRKVLLKMDLKDFFPSVTFGRVRGLLISLGYSYPIATTLAVLMTEAERQPVQLEDRLVHVPVGHRYCVQGAPTSPGLCNAICLRMDRRLAGLARKYGWSYTRYADDLTFSGDDESALCDIRRLARQICRDEGFEVHPEKTRVMRQGRKQTVTGVTVNEVAGLSRKERRRLRAAIHRLKHPSPDRPASMTESQVRGHLAWLHMLNPEQAERLREQWTS, encoded by the coding sequence ATGCGTGTCGAGTTCTTCATCCTGCGGATCTGGACACGTATCGCCGCAGGTCTCAGCCGGCTGCCTCGCTGGGCAAAGATTCCCATCTGGATCGTCCTTGCGATCCTGATGGTTCTTGTGCTGGTCATCGGCGGATTGCTCGCAACCGTCTTCGGCCTCATTCGCGGGATCCTGTTCCGGATCTTCCCGCCTCCCCCCTCGCGTGATGTCTCGCGACTCGACATGGATGGTGCCGAGCTGGATGCGATCCGCGAGACGATCGAGGATGAAGGGAAGCCGCTCAGAGAATCCCACCGCCGGCTGATCTACCGCGACCCGCGTCTGCTTCCCAAGCCGAAGCCTCCCGCCGACGTCTGGCCCCGCCCGAAACGCAAACGGGTGATGCAGGTCGAGGAAGCCAGTCGCCTGTTCTCGGGGACGCTGCGAACGAAGGACCGGAACATCCGGGATCTGCTGGCGGATGAAGAGCAGCTCGAGCGGCACCGGCTACCTTCGTGGCAAACGGAGAGTGACCTGGCCGACGCGCTCGGCCTGACAATGGGGCAGCTTCGTCATTACTCGATCCACCGCGAGTCGGAGACAGCCCGCCATTACGTTCAGTTTGCGATCCCGAAACGGAACGGTCGGCAGCGGATCATCATGGCGCCGAAAACTCGGCTGAAGGGGATCCAGCGGCAGCTCAACGAGCAGCTTGTTCAGCGACTGCCGGTCAGCCCGCATGCACACGGATTCCGGAAGGGACGATCGGTCCGGACAGGAGCCGAGCCGCACGTCGGCCGCAAAGTACTCCTCAAGATGGACCTGAAGGACTTTTTTCCCAGCGTCACCTTCGGGCGGGTGCGGGGGCTGCTAATCTCTCTGGGTTACAGCTATCCGATCGCCACGACGCTGGCCGTGCTGATGACTGAAGCAGAACGCCAGCCGGTACAACTGGAAGACCGCCTCGTGCATGTGCCGGTCGGGCACCGGTATTGCGTTCAGGGGGCACCAACGAGTCCGGGGCTGTGTAATGCGATCTGTCTGCGGATGGACCGACGGCTGGCAGGACTTGCCCGCAAGTATGGCTGGTCGTACACACGCTACGCCGACGATCTCACGTTCTCGGGTGATGACGAATCGGCCCTGTGCGACATCCGCCGGCTGGCCCGGCAGATCTGCCGGGATGAGGGGTTTGAGGTCCATCCGGAGAAGACCCGCGTGATGCGTCAGGGACGCAAGCAGACGGTGACCGGCGTGACAGTCAACGAAGTGGCCGGCCTCTCGCGTAAGGAACGCCGCCGGCTCAGGGCCGCAATCCATCGGCTGAAGCATCCATCCCCCGACCGCCCGGCATCAATGACGGAATCACAGGTTCGCGGGCACCTGGCGTGGCTGCACATGCTCAACCCGGAGCAAGCGGAACGGCTGCGCGAGCAGTGGACGAGCTGA
- a CDS encoding DUF1559 domain-containing protein, whose translation MRDTNESTTGDESGSTGVSRRGGRGFTLIELLVVIAIIAILIALLLPAVQQAREAARRTSCRNNIRQFGLALHNYQSSHRVFPPGVLGTSGSRSDGHLLTTWQALILPALEQAALQRQYNFDVRFDDAANADVVATTMSVFLCPSQPEDSLVDNRYGNSHYAASAGTTPGTDDGVLFPLSATTFRDMTDGTSNTIAIGEIAHEFGGWARGAINSGAGSGGGGGGGGGGGGGGGGGGGSQGFARGVLRWWKAAAGCARPGMNLPETGCSSNAEQRFQFSGVHEGGVIFTLCDGSARFVSENIDVDLYRALITRNGGEVVGQF comes from the coding sequence ATGCGCGACACCAACGAATCGACTACTGGCGACGAATCGGGGTCGACCGGTGTCTCGCGCCGAGGCGGCCGTGGCTTTACGCTCATCGAGCTGCTGGTCGTCATCGCGATCATCGCAATCCTGATCGCTCTGCTGTTGCCGGCTGTCCAGCAGGCGCGGGAAGCGGCCCGGCGAACATCCTGCCGCAACAACATCCGGCAGTTCGGCCTGGCACTGCACAATTACCAGTCTTCGCATCGGGTGTTTCCGCCAGGGGTTCTGGGCACGTCGGGCAGCCGCTCGGACGGTCATCTGCTGACGACGTGGCAGGCGCTGATTCTGCCGGCGCTCGAACAGGCAGCGCTGCAGCGGCAGTACAACTTCGACGTCCGTTTTGACGATGCGGCCAATGCCGACGTCGTGGCGACCACGATGTCCGTCTTCCTCTGCCCCTCGCAGCCGGAGGACAGCCTTGTCGACAACCGGTACGGCAACAGCCACTATGCCGCGTCGGCCGGAACGACGCCCGGCACCGATGACGGTGTGCTCTTTCCACTCTCTGCAACCACTTTCCGCGACATGACCGACGGCACGTCGAACACGATCGCCATCGGAGAGATTGCCCACGAGTTCGGTGGTTGGGCCCGCGGCGCGATCAACTCCGGAGCTGGAAGTGGCGGTGGCGGTGGTGGAGGCGGAGGCGGAGGCGGAGGCGGAGGCGGAGGTGGTGGCAGTCAGGGGTTTGCCCGCGGCGTGCTGCGGTGGTGGAAAGCGGCCGCCGGCTGCGCCCGGCCGGGAATGAACCTTCCGGAGACCGGGTGCTCCAGTAACGCCGAGCAGCGGTTCCAGTTTTCCGGCGTCCACGAGGGGGGCGTGATCTTCACCCTGTGCGACGGCAGCGCCCGATTCGTCAGCGAGAACATCGACGTCGATCTGTACCGGGCCCTGATCACACGCAACGGCGGCGAGGTGGTCGGTCAGTTCTGA
- a CDS encoding ABC transporter substrate-binding protein: MIFLGIDDTDSPDSRGTNQLARRIVEALASDWACLRIVRHQLLEDPRVPCTSRNGSASIMLKPKSNRVAEEVVPICRDVMLDDFVEGSDPGLCFATRIPSDIAHFGRRCKEELVTADEARNLAWKHGLYLEGLGGTEDGVIGALAAIGLAASGDDGRIVQWLNWPDDLTGTQPVSLIYDRDVEVRDFDSDLSVTYGTVDVGKKLRPNMHGGHAVLFVRPDPGRSNHYRALKLP; this comes from the coding sequence GTGATTTTTCTCGGAATCGACGACACGGATTCCCCCGATTCACGAGGTACAAATCAGCTGGCGCGGCGAATCGTGGAGGCACTTGCGTCTGACTGGGCCTGCCTGCGTATCGTGCGGCATCAGCTTCTCGAGGATCCCCGCGTGCCCTGCACCAGCAGGAACGGCTCGGCCTCGATCATGCTGAAGCCGAAGTCGAACCGTGTGGCCGAGGAGGTCGTGCCCATCTGCCGCGATGTCATGCTGGATGACTTCGTCGAAGGAAGCGACCCGGGTCTCTGCTTTGCGACGCGGATCCCCTCCGACATCGCTCACTTCGGCCGTCGCTGCAAGGAGGAGCTGGTCACCGCCGACGAAGCCCGAAACCTGGCATGGAAGCACGGCCTGTACCTCGAAGGACTCGGAGGCACCGAAGACGGAGTGATCGGTGCCCTGGCAGCGATTGGCCTCGCGGCCAGTGGAGATGACGGTCGCATTGTCCAGTGGCTCAACTGGCCCGACGATCTTACCGGCACGCAGCCTGTCAGCCTGATCTACGACCGCGATGTCGAGGTTCGGGACTTCGATTCCGACCTGAGCGTTACCTATGGTACGGTAGACGTCGGGAAGAAACTGCGTCCCAATATGCACGGCGGTCACGCCGTTCTGTTCGTCCGCCCCGATCCTGGCAGGTCCAATCACTACCGTGCTCTCAAGCTCCCGTGA
- a CDS encoding gliding motility protein — translation MADTEDLRDLKPKLVRARVEELLAAGLSDADLRDRLEELSAAMAFAGYTWLWGPELYRRNRVMFRPFILNHFSRTLMKPEWDWEAVEWKGTTGERLDAWLAEVDANGDADLFRKLYSWKHSTGQWGGLDQKHWQKDVLERFDSAETPASRAAVLDQFDMWARLDEPAAIRLYERDARAAVPFILKHLPGEYDENFKPWDELSGRARSRGDHDFAFDLYRRQVDQKSWTRDVLRLADEFPDSQVLCAELEKRHPQRWNIDKGTAFFKLVEKRGRDVFPYVQKHLSSVYRSWWGGRDGYTKLVRLSAKNQWWDLWSALVRSCARPDEYNKEVTRLLVDREMPDDERQKRLLMLTGISREWNFGPFSMARVQQLDDATAVKLYAKYPDLLRGPFRMNASAGWYQTFPKLSEAVIKAEDETLIDFFASRLVTRAVSYGWGQEMVDLAERYSRYYEEFRDDDREFSRRATNVLGQVPAFAIWNFNELTRTNRLARMFYARSPAKYLACPEGVRDLLEAPQIHAQAVAFRVLGLEDERSRKLAAGNVDLLQATLLRPLHRATRALAFRALANAAVDLETAERIHRQCREAMYLPDKRYPKEQLIGLIGRLLHDWPELRMDSEQPVIYGASV, via the coding sequence GTGGCGGATACCGAGGATCTCCGCGATCTCAAGCCGAAGCTCGTGCGCGCCCGCGTCGAGGAGCTGCTGGCTGCCGGACTCTCCGATGCCGACCTGCGTGACCGGCTCGAGGAACTCTCTGCGGCGATGGCCTTTGCCGGCTACACGTGGCTGTGGGGGCCGGAGCTGTACCGCCGCAACCGGGTGATGTTCCGGCCGTTTATCCTCAATCACTTCAGCCGGACGCTGATGAAGCCGGAGTGGGACTGGGAAGCGGTCGAATGGAAAGGGACCACCGGCGAGCGTCTCGATGCCTGGCTGGCCGAAGTGGACGCGAACGGCGACGCCGACCTGTTCCGCAAGCTCTATTCGTGGAAGCACTCGACCGGGCAGTGGGGCGGCCTCGACCAGAAACACTGGCAGAAAGACGTCCTCGAGCGTTTTGACAGTGCCGAAACACCGGCAAGCCGGGCCGCGGTCCTCGATCAGTTCGACATGTGGGCCCGTCTCGATGAACCGGCGGCCATCAGGCTGTACGAGCGGGACGCGCGTGCTGCGGTCCCCTTCATCCTCAAGCATCTGCCGGGCGAGTACGACGAGAACTTCAAACCGTGGGATGAGCTCTCGGGACGGGCCCGGTCCCGCGGAGACCACGACTTCGCCTTCGACCTCTATCGTCGACAGGTGGACCAGAAGTCGTGGACGCGAGACGTCCTTCGACTGGCCGATGAGTTTCCCGACTCGCAGGTGCTGTGTGCCGAGCTGGAGAAACGCCATCCGCAGCGGTGGAACATCGACAAAGGGACGGCGTTCTTCAAACTGGTCGAAAAGCGGGGCCGCGACGTCTTCCCTTACGTTCAGAAGCATCTCTCATCGGTCTACCGGTCATGGTGGGGCGGGCGGGACGGCTACACGAAACTCGTCCGTCTGTCGGCAAAGAATCAGTGGTGGGATCTGTGGAGTGCTCTGGTCCGCAGCTGCGCCCGACCTGACGAGTACAACAAAGAAGTCACCCGATTGCTCGTCGACAGGGAGATGCCGGACGACGAACGGCAGAAGCGTCTGTTGATGCTGACCGGCATTTCGCGGGAATGGAACTTCGGTCCGTTCTCGATGGCGCGGGTCCAGCAGCTCGACGACGCGACCGCGGTCAAGCTGTATGCGAAGTATCCGGATCTGCTCCGCGGCCCGTTCCGCATGAACGCCTCCGCCGGCTGGTATCAGACGTTTCCGAAGCTCAGCGAAGCGGTCATCAAGGCCGAAGACGAAACGCTGATCGACTTCTTCGCCAGTCGCCTGGTCACGCGCGCCGTCTCGTATGGCTGGGGACAGGAAATGGTCGACCTGGCGGAACGGTACTCCCGCTACTACGAAGAGTTTCGCGACGACGACCGGGAGTTCTCGCGGCGGGCCACAAACGTTCTCGGTCAGGTGCCGGCGTTCGCCATCTGGAACTTCAATGAACTGACGCGCACGAACCGGCTTGCACGGATGTTCTACGCCCGGTCGCCGGCAAAGTATCTCGCATGTCCTGAAGGCGTACGCGATCTGCTCGAAGCGCCGCAGATCCATGCCCAGGCTGTGGCGTTTCGCGTGCTCGGGCTGGAAGACGAGCGTTCCCGCAAACTGGCTGCCGGGAACGTCGACCTGCTGCAGGCAACACTGCTGCGCCCGCTGCATCGGGCCACGCGGGCGCTCGCATTTCGGGCTCTGGCCAATGCGGCCGTCGACCTCGAGACAGCCGAGCGAATTCATCGCCAGTGCCGGGAAGCGATGTACCTGCCGGACAAACGGTATCCCAAGGAGCAGCTGATCGGCCTGATCGGCAGGCTTCTGCACGACTGGCCGGAGCTGCGGATGGATTCGGAACAGCCCGTCATCTACGGAGCGAGCGTCTGA